Proteins encoded by one window of Anopheles merus strain MAF unplaced genomic scaffold, AmerM5.1 LNR4001264, whole genome shotgun sequence:
- the LOC121603378 gene encoding uncharacterized protein LOC121603378: MQAPYAASDASQKIVSGTYSSQPAFCNHNSCIIILARMTIGEIRPSGSNMRATLDRMDRFVGMDTSLDIADSKDKTSCSGSHETPRALRLACGKNCRADCVPI; encoded by the exons ATGCAGGCTCCATATGCTGCTTCCGATGCATCACAGAAG ATAGTATCTGGAACATACTCGTCCCAACCAGCTTTCTGCAACCATAAttcctgcatcatcatcttggCCCGAATGACAATCGGGGAGATCAGGCCCAGCGGATCGAACATGCGAGCTACGTTAGATAGAATGGATCGCTTTGTCGGAATGGACACATCACTGGATATTGCGGATTCGAAAGATAAAACGTCATGCTCTGGCTCCCATGAAACACCAAGAGCCTTACGTCTCGCGTGTGGTAAGAATTGCCGCGCTGACTGTGTGCCGATTTGA